In one Nicotiana tomentosiformis chromosome 6, ASM39032v3, whole genome shotgun sequence genomic region, the following are encoded:
- the LOC138894213 gene encoding uncharacterized protein, with protein sequence MWEESREERISPARWREFTDAFMDHFLPAETKAACAAELENLKQGSMNVWEYHMEFVRLSKYAIHMLPTMDARVCRFVQGLSPLVINEADIAALNSNINYGKMVAFAQAIEDHKLKNRRDREGSSKVRSADKFCGSSDGGGGKSALKGGSSGPSQSFAQSSMSAPPSRPSQGNREPHQQGQPGGRFQQ encoded by the coding sequence atgtgggaggagtcccgtgaggagagGATCTCTCCGGCGAGGTGGAGGGAGTTTaccgatgcctttatggatcatttcttgcctgccgagactaaggcggcATGTGCCGCTGAGTTAGAGAATCTGAAGCAGGGTagcatgaatgtgtgggagtaccatatggaatttgtgcgcctgtccaagtatgctattcacatgttgccaaCTATGGATGCTAGGGtgtgccggtttgtgcagggccttagccccttggttattaatgaggccgatatagctgccttgaattctaatattaactatgggaagatggtggcatttgctcaagctataGAGGACCATAAACTGAAAAATAGAAGGGATCGTGAGGGTAGCAGCAAGGTCCGGTCCGCGGACAAGTTTTGTGGTTCTTCCGATGGTGGTGGGGGTAAGTCGGCATTaaagggagggtcatcagggccatctcaatcattcgctcagtcttcgatgagtgcaccaccatcaaggcccagtcagggcaatagGGAGCCTCATCAGCAGGGCCAgcctggagggagattccagcagtag
- the LOC138894212 gene encoding uncharacterized protein encodes MGRGAVQPASSVTTTSTGPPPARDISAPAGRGAAGIGAQSSGGTNRFYAMWRRRDSEASPDVLIGILTIRSHDVYALIDPGSTLSYVTPYVAMEFLIEPEQLHEPFFASTPIGKSIVAARVYRDCVVMVRGGDTMVYLLELGMVDFDVIMGINWLYSCFAKLD; translated from the coding sequence ATGGGCAGAGGTGCGGTGCAGCCAGCTAGTTCTGTAACTACTACATCCACAggacctcctccagctcgagacatctcagcacccgcagggcgtggtgcagctggaattggtgcacagagttcgggaggaaccaacagattttatgctatgtggAGGCGTcgggattcagaggcttctccagatgttctcataggtatattgaccatcagatctcatgatgtgtatgctcttattgatcccggttccactttgtcatatgttactccctatgttgctatggaatttttgatagaaccggaacagctccaTGAGCCGTTCTTTGCATCTACTCCGATTGGcaagtctattgtggccgcgcgggtttatagggattgtgttgtcatggtgcgtGGTGGGGACACCATGGTTTATCTCCtcgaattggggatggttgattttgatgtaataatgggaataaattggctttattcatgtttcgcTAAGCTTGATTAa